The Mycolicibacterium flavescens genome has a segment encoding these proteins:
- a CDS encoding glucose/sorbosone dehydrogenase, which translates to MIRNLARMKLRRPMRGALAVACAALLVGSGCARFDDLQSQPFTTEPQLEPGPTSSPPPPPPLPPTPFPKECPAPGVMQGCLESTSGLIMLPDSQSALVAERTTGVVKEVSVRAEPKVKTTLPVDGSGDGGLLDIVLSPTYQQDRLMYAYVSTPTDNRVIRIADGDIPKPILTGIPKGATGNTGALIFTSPTTLLVQTGDAGNAADAANPGSLAGKVLRIEQPTTVDQAPTTTALSGLGAAGGMCLDHSDGSLYITDRAASGDRLQRITKDSKTSTVWTWPDRPGVAGCAALDGSVLVNLVNTKQTVAVRLAPETGAVTGDPEVVRQDQHGHAWALAMSPDGNIWGGTINKTAGDAQKLDDVVFPLFPQGGGFPRNPADNT; encoded by the coding sequence ATGATCCGTAACCTGGCTCGCATGAAACTGCGCCGGCCGATGCGGGGTGCGCTCGCCGTGGCGTGCGCGGCGTTGCTCGTCGGGTCGGGCTGTGCGCGATTCGACGATCTGCAGTCGCAACCGTTCACCACTGAGCCCCAGCTCGAGCCCGGTCCGACGTCGTCACCGCCGCCACCGCCGCCGCTGCCCCCGACGCCGTTTCCGAAGGAGTGCCCGGCGCCCGGCGTCATGCAGGGTTGTCTGGAAAGCACCAGCGGCCTGATCATGCTGCCCGACAGCCAGTCGGCCCTGGTCGCCGAGCGCACGACCGGCGTGGTCAAAGAGGTCTCGGTGCGGGCCGAACCCAAGGTCAAGACGACGCTGCCGGTCGACGGGTCGGGTGATGGCGGGCTGTTGGACATCGTGCTGTCACCGACCTATCAACAGGACCGGCTGATGTACGCCTACGTCAGCACCCCCACCGACAACCGCGTCATCCGCATTGCCGACGGCGACATCCCCAAGCCGATCCTGACCGGCATCCCGAAGGGCGCCACCGGCAACACCGGCGCGTTGATCTTCACCAGCCCGACGACGCTGCTCGTGCAGACCGGCGACGCGGGCAATGCCGCCGATGCCGCGAACCCTGGGTCGCTGGCCGGAAAGGTGTTGCGGATCGAGCAGCCCACCACGGTCGATCAGGCCCCGACGACGACCGCCCTGTCGGGTCTGGGCGCCGCGGGCGGCATGTGCCTGGACCACTCGGACGGGTCGCTGTACATCACCGACCGCGCCGCATCCGGTGACAGGTTGCAGCGCATCACCAAGGACTCGAAGACGTCCACGGTGTGGACCTGGCCCGACCGGCCCGGTGTTGCGGGCTGCGCCGCGCTGGACGGGTCGGTTCTGGTCAATCTGGTCAACACCAAGCAGACCGTCGCCGTGCGGCTCGCTCCCGAAACCGGTGCGGTGACCGGCGATCCCGAGGTGGTGCGCCAGGACCAGCACGGCCACGCCTGGGCATTGGCCATGTCGCCCGACGGCAACATCTGGGGTGGCACGATCAACAAGACGGCGGGCGATGCCCAAAAACTCGACGACGTGGTCTTCCCGCTGTTCCCGCAGGGCGGCGGCTTCCCGCGCAACCCGGCGGACAACACCTGA
- the sugE_1 gene encoding quaternary ammonium compound-resistance protein SugE encodes MAWLILVVAGLLEIVWAIALKQSEGFSRLGPSVLGVGAALLSFVLLTLALRQLPAGTGYAVWVGIGAVGVAVAGVFLLGEPASAARVAFLAVIVVGIIGLRIVES; translated from the coding sequence ATGGCGTGGCTGATCCTGGTTGTCGCGGGGCTGCTCGAGATCGTCTGGGCGATCGCGCTCAAGCAGTCCGAGGGGTTCAGCAGGCTGGGCCCCAGCGTGCTCGGCGTCGGCGCCGCGTTGCTCAGCTTCGTCCTGCTGACCCTGGCACTTCGTCAGTTGCCCGCAGGCACCGGCTATGCGGTCTGGGTGGGCATCGGCGCCGTCGGTGTCGCGGTCGCGGGAGTGTTCCTGCTCGGTGAGCCGGCCAGCGCGGCGCGCGTGGCGTTTCTCGCCGTGATCGTCGTGGGCATCATCGGCCTGCGCATCGTCGAGAGCTGA
- the fabG_26 gene encoding short-chain dehydrogenase/reductase SDR encodes MSELEGKSALVTGGSRGIGAAIAARLAERGADVAITYARTKERADEVVDGIAARGRRGLAIRADSASADDVPAAVEQANAQFGKLDILVNNAGVFPYGPIEAVSVEEIDRTLAIHARAVYLASQAAVRHMPGGGRIISIGSNLAERVPSAGVTLYSMSKAALIGFTKGLARDLGARDITVNLVQPGSTDTDMNPADAAGADEQRALSALGRYAAADDIADSVAFLAGPGASNITGAVLTVDGGTNA; translated from the coding sequence ATGTCGGAATTGGAAGGGAAGTCGGCGCTGGTCACGGGCGGCAGCAGGGGGATCGGGGCAGCCATCGCGGCCCGCCTCGCCGAACGCGGCGCGGACGTCGCCATCACCTACGCGCGGACTAAGGAGCGCGCCGACGAGGTCGTTGACGGGATCGCTGCGCGCGGCAGGCGCGGCCTGGCGATTCGTGCGGACAGCGCCTCCGCCGACGACGTGCCAGCGGCCGTGGAGCAGGCCAATGCGCAGTTCGGCAAGCTCGACATCCTGGTCAACAACGCGGGCGTCTTTCCCTATGGTCCGATCGAGGCGGTATCGGTCGAGGAGATCGACCGCACACTCGCCATCCACGCCCGTGCGGTGTACCTGGCCAGTCAGGCCGCCGTGCGGCACATGCCCGGCGGCGGCCGGATCATCAGCATAGGAAGCAATCTGGCCGAGCGGGTGCCCTCTGCAGGGGTCACGCTCTACTCGATGAGCAAGGCCGCGCTCATCGGGTTCACCAAAGGCCTTGCGCGCGACCTCGGGGCACGCGACATCACCGTCAACCTTGTGCAGCCCGGCTCGACCGACACCGACATGAACCCCGCCGACGCGGCCGGCGCCGACGAGCAGCGCGCGCTCAGCGCTCTCGGCCGCTACGCCGCCGCCGACGACATCGCCGATTCCGTTGCGTTCCTTGCGGGTCCGGGTGCATCGAACATCACCGGCGCGGTTCTCACCGTCGACGGTGGAACGAATGCGTGA
- the acnR_2 gene encoding TetR family transcriptional regulator, translating into MVSRGRPRTFDRTEALERAMEVFWQHGYEGTSMSDLTAAMGINSPSLYAAFGSKEELFREAVARYDQTLGATAAAELRDRPTAREAIAAVLRHHAEVFCDPDKPRGCMIVLAATTCTERTRSVHEHLAEWRVATEDAFRTRVDRGIADGDVPAGADAATIAAFYNTVNHGMAIQARDGADREKLSAIAEAAIAAWEGLTGS; encoded by the coding sequence ATGGTGTCACGCGGCCGACCACGCACCTTCGATCGCACCGAAGCCCTGGAACGCGCCATGGAGGTGTTCTGGCAGCACGGTTACGAGGGCACGTCGATGAGCGACCTGACCGCGGCGATGGGCATCAATTCGCCGAGCCTGTATGCGGCGTTCGGGTCCAAGGAGGAGCTGTTCCGCGAGGCGGTCGCTCGCTACGACCAGACGCTGGGCGCCACCGCGGCAGCCGAGTTGCGCGATCGGCCCACCGCACGTGAGGCCATCGCCGCGGTGCTGCGCCACCACGCCGAGGTGTTCTGCGATCCGGACAAACCCCGCGGCTGCATGATCGTGCTCGCCGCCACCACCTGCACCGAACGCACTCGTTCAGTGCACGAACACCTCGCCGAGTGGCGCGTCGCCACCGAGGACGCCTTCCGCACCCGGGTCGACCGGGGGATCGCCGACGGCGACGTCCCGGCCGGAGCCGACGCCGCGACCATCGCCGCGTTCTACAACACCGTGAACCATGGGATGGCGATACAAGCCCGCGACGGCGCGGACCGAGAGAAGTTATCGGCGATCGCCGAAGCGGCCATCGCAGCTTGGGAGGGCCTGACCGGGTCCTGA